A genomic region of Eucalyptus grandis isolate ANBG69807.140 chromosome 5, ASM1654582v1, whole genome shotgun sequence contains the following coding sequences:
- the LOC120293552 gene encoding FCS-Like Zinc finger 3-like has protein sequence MAASPRAAMLCYAGCEDGRREPHHFLQSCFLCNKPLGFNSDIFMYRGDTAFCSKECRQEQIELDEAKEKSWKRSKASSSSSSSNASSSRASRKSESSKGGKAVRTGTVAVA, from the exons ATGGCCGCTTCGCCGAGGGCAGCGATGCTGTGCTACGCCGGGTGCGAGGACGGCCGCCGCGAGCCCCACCACTTCCTCCAGTCGTGCTTCCTCTGCAACAAGCCTCTCGGCTTCAACTCCGACATCTTCATGTACAG GGGCGACACGGCGTTCTGCAGCAAAGAGTGCAGGCAAGAACAGATAGAGCTCGACGAGGCGAAGGAGAAGAGCTGGAAGAGGTCGAAGGCGtcgtcgtcttcctcctcctctaaCGCCTCCTCCTCGAGGGCGTCGAGAAAATCGGAGTCGTCCAAGGGCGGCAAGGCCGTACGGACCGGCACGGTGGCAGTCGCTTGA